Proteins found in one Phycisphaerae bacterium genomic segment:
- a CDS encoding transporter substrate-binding domain-containing protein: protein MTWVSILLVGAFGAADTLAQTDSSKDKVPQLRIATRQVPPFAMRGADGQWRGIAIDLWKQAADDLGFTSNFDEADIDEMIAGLQDGRYDAAVAALTMTADREAQIDFLHPYYNAGLGIAVRPVGDVAWLKLLRGLMSVQFFTAIGSLALLLLLVGLVVWYVERRRNPAQFGGNTLQGIGSGFWWSAVTMTTVGYGDKAPTTLAGRLVGLVWMFASIIIISGMTAAIASALTVSQLSRGIAGPEDLPGTRVGTVAGTTSEAYLQDRLINVRLAADSPADALKALAEGQVDAVVYDAPILRYLVNRELEAELEVLPREFEPQNYALAVPPNSELREPLNQLILQRTRERAWQESVKRHLGDGR from the coding sequence TTGACGTGGGTTTCGATACTCTTGGTTGGGGCGTTTGGAGCCGCCGACACGCTCGCCCAGACCGACAGCTCTAAAGACAAAGTGCCGCAACTGCGCATTGCTACGCGGCAGGTACCACCATTTGCCATGCGAGGGGCTGACGGCCAATGGCGCGGTATCGCGATTGATCTTTGGAAGCAGGCCGCCGATGATTTGGGCTTCACATCAAATTTCGATGAAGCCGACATCGACGAAATGATCGCGGGCCTGCAGGACGGGCGGTATGATGCCGCCGTCGCTGCGTTAACCATGACCGCTGATCGCGAAGCGCAGATCGATTTCCTCCATCCGTACTACAACGCCGGGCTTGGGATCGCAGTGCGACCCGTCGGCGACGTCGCTTGGCTGAAGCTCTTGCGCGGCCTGATGAGCGTTCAATTCTTTACCGCAATTGGCTCGCTCGCCCTCTTGCTTCTGCTTGTCGGTCTGGTCGTGTGGTATGTCGAGCGCCGCCGGAACCCAGCGCAATTCGGGGGCAACACGCTCCAGGGTATCGGCTCAGGATTCTGGTGGTCCGCCGTCACGATGACAACCGTCGGCTATGGCGACAAGGCGCCGACAACTCTGGCTGGACGACTCGTGGGGTTGGTCTGGATGTTCGCCAGCATCATTATCATTTCTGGCATGACCGCGGCGATCGCTTCGGCGTTGACCGTATCGCAACTCTCTCGGGGGATTGCCGGACCGGAGGATTTACCAGGGACACGGGTGGGGACCGTTGCAGGCACGACCTCCGAGGCATATTTGCAGGACCGACTGATCAATGTGCGCCTTGCGGCCGATTCGCCCGCGGATGCACTCAAGGCTCTCGCCGAAGGCCAAGTGGATGCCGTCGTCTACGATGCACCCATTCTGCGCTACTTGGTTAACCGAGAATTGGAAGCCGAGTTAGAAGTGCTGCCGCGCGAATTCGAGCCGCAGAATTACGCTCTAGCGGTGCCACCGAATTCAGAGTTGCGTGAGCCACTCAACCAGTTGATTCTCCAGCGGACCCGCGAGCGAGCGTGGCAGGAGTCTGTCAAGAGACATCTCGGTGACGGTCGATGA